TGACACACAGGAAGTCACGAAGGAATTGAAGTAAACAGAAATTTCCGCGAATACCGCAAGCGTGGAGAATCAGCCAAAAATATTGAGTAAATACTCTTCATGGAAAAAAACGGTGAGAATTATAGCGTACTGCAGGAGATTCCTGAAACCAGAAAATCGCAGATCCACCACATCCCTTGAAGCAGAAGAACTACAGGAGAGTGAAAAAGCTCTTCTCAAGCTTACACAAcacacatattttcaaaatgacattgAGCTGATCATCAAAACAGGAAAAGTGAAGAAGTCCAGCCACCTGAAAAGTCTTAACCCATACATAGATCACGAAGGCCTACTCAGAGTAGATGGGAGAATACATAACGCACCCCTAGAATATAGCCAAAAACATCCAATTATACTACCCACAAGGAGCCACATTACTAACCTCATAATAAGAAACGCTCATCATCAAACCTTGCATGGAGAAAACCAAGCTACTTTGAATTATATTCGACAAAAGTATTGGATAATTCAAGCGAAGAACAAGGTTAAGCAGATGATCCGGCAATGTGTTGTATGTACACGATTCCGAGCAGAGACAAGAAACCAATTAATGGGATCACTGCCAACGCCCAGAGTAGCTCCGTCGCATCCATTCACCCACACTGGTGTCGATTATGCTGGACCGATACAGATAAGACTCTCCAGAGGAAGAGGATGTAAATCCTACAAAGGATACATAGCAGTCTTTATATGTCTATCAACGAAGGCAATACATATAGAAGCTGTCACGGACCTAACATCGACCGCCTTCATGGCTGCTTTCAGGAGATTCATCTCGCGCAGGGGAATATGTACCGATTTGTACTCAGACAACGGTACAAACTTCGTAGGAGCCAAGAAAATCCTGGACAAGGAAACAAAAGATGCCATTGACGAACAAGCCATAAAAGAAGCAGTTGCCACCGAAGCCGTGAGATGGCACTGGAACGCTCCAGCATCCCCCCATCATGGAGGTCTTTGGGAAGCTGGAGTCAAGTCCATCAAATATCATCTGAAACGAACAATCGGCAATCACACTTTAACATATGAAGAACTGTCAACGTTGCTCTGCCAAATTGAAGCATGCCTGAATTCACGCCCATTAATAGCACTCTCAGAAGATCCAGAGGAAATAGATGTCAttcagtggcggctcgagcatatttatcgtgggtcggcagatatatatatatatacagggtgtggcgtaatgagtggataatattgagcctggggatagaggactctatggcggttccgaaaaatatattttacgtttagtaaaagtgccttggttttcgagatattggagattttcgaaaattcaagagaattacacccttcgccactcgttttgcaggcaagactccaaatgaaggaattttttcaaactgttttttggataatattcctggatagatgatctatcgaatgtaattcattatttttgaggcgcatgaatagttcttcatgaaaaaaagatctaactcaacttttccgttttgctaattttttttcataagttcaacctagcgcggtgtgaaaaataatatggttacctgagagccaatgcaagaaaaaacatgccattttcattgagattccgaaatggtataactctctgtattctcagcatttaatacaaaataaattcctgttgcaatcagttgaggcctagcttGATGTgaacagtgtttctaaaataTTTATCAGCTAAAATCAGAAGTGCAAGCAGAATGAATCAatcgtctataagaaggtatagagcatttactgaaACTCATGGTGTCCTCTTAGAGAATCTtgtgtgatatttaattcaatgaaacgatactcattttaaaattgttgatatctgtgcaataaagctatgattcattagaaagtgtagactatagagcatgtatcagaactcatgatggccaatttaagcatcatttgtgatttcattcattcaatgaaacgatatttcaaaattgttattttttctcgttttcttttattattgaaccccaacgttgtgaagtcaatattttcaagttaatttcaagttatgcattaaatttcagcatttttgtaacaaggttcttgactcaatgtaataaaaattacctaattttcagcttttttcttaattacaaaagtgctaaaattcacttcgttacttgaaattcgcttaacaactattaactttataactctAGGGCTTAATGAGGAAAGAATAAGAGGGAAAAAAAccgattttgaaatattgtttaattgaatcgagttttacaaaaagtgttcaaagtgtgcatcaggagctgtactagatgctctacaacttcttatgaataattgctttattctgcttgcaagtctcatttcagttgctcaaaattaaagaaaaaggcttacgtcaaactctgccttgactcaatggtcgcattcagcggacggagcgcaaaacgcttctgctacccatcggtagcggtagcggtcgggaacatgttgaacgttcgctggcaagccgagataggataaggcagtccaacgagctgtcactatcagctgattagttgagaagtctgtaggaaagacgtaaacaaacggatgttttaagtttcgttaaccttgtgctggttaagtcagttttttttttgtgaaaaacataacctagaatTCCTTCGAATTACTCtgttgctctagtatatttcctataacttatataacatccttctttattaccttccatcaattttcatttcattttcctcaacaaactcaagctcgtgcatcttccacactaaataacaactacctactcagttcaagtccaactttcgctcctttccgctaccgctacctagcacaaatcaaatccgctcccaaaagtggcgtccgctccagaacgtgttgagaatgtagcgcatatgtcaccgaacgtttacgctagcgtttggtaacagttgcgcaactgtttcgtccgctgaatgcgaccattgtaatagaaatttactttgtatttaatgctgaaaatagagtgagttataccatttcagaatctcagtgaaacaggcatgttttctcttgctttggcactcaggtaaccatattatttttcacaccacggtgggttgaacttaggaaaaaaaataagcaaaacggaaaatttgagttaattcttttatttaacaaaaactattcatgcgcctcaaaaataataatttacattcgatagcgcatctatccaggaatactatccaaaaaacagtttgaaaaaattccttcatttggagtcttgcctgcaaaaagagtggcgaatggtgtgattttcttgaattttcgaaaatctcgaatatctcgaaaaccaaggcacttttactaaacgtaaaatatatttttctgaaccgccatagagtcctctacctgcaggctccatattatccattcattacgccacaccctgtatatatatatatatatatatatatatatatatatatatatatatatatatatatatatatatatatatatatatatatatatatatatatatatggaccACACGAATTGTTCGCATGTTCATGACCACTACCTAGCTTCCTGAAACAACCTTGGTCCTACAGACCCGGTTGTTTCCAGAAAATAACCCGGAatggtggaaaaaaaaaaaatatatatatatatattttttatatatattttctatacctatGTATTATGCAGATTTCCACATCACCATGGGGTAATGCACTCGGTGCGTTAGTTTTTCGTAGTGaagtttcgccaaaatttttgtttctgtttcaataatctctgaagataatccggaaaatgaaaaatgattgagaaagaactattttagccctgcataccacttgaaaaataaacataatttcggaacaaatatgaaaataagaaccgaaaatatatataacaaataaaaatactctaaaaatgcttatccataaaataaaattggaaaaacaatcaaaagtgcattctaacgaaattgagaattgcgagaaattaacatcacctcgagcgcaaacgatagaatcgagatatcccgaacgatcattcttcgagttaccgaagagaggcattctagggtcggcagggtcgctgcctgccggacctacATGTCCTACACCGTGCGAAGTATCGAGCCAagaatatcaactttcatcatagttttggtctttattccttgaaaagttcttaaaaaattgtcggaatttcattagtattatatattcagcattcacgtttatgaaaattaacaaatacgataaaaattcgttttaaataacagcgatctcttgtaatttgttatgtgaaactaaaactatcggatattggcggaaaaaacattaaataagaggcttatctgattttaattgttatccgaatgaaatttcaacaaaaattattcaagttagaagcaatttgactcattgatattagCGCTCCTTCGATATGTTTACAATCTAGATACTGCATGCCGTACCtgaatgaacagaacgaacggtcggtcactcggtcgctagagaaggcatctgcggcgctgtcttcatagctcgattggagatgagcacagattacagagtagagaGAGTAgagatgagcgtattttgtctaTGGACCGAGTAGATGTGGGATATaaattgaaacagcgtatttcaaagaagttccatattcaattgatatcagatatcatatacctaatatttttataaaatttattgagagctatgttatgtttggagaatttctaataaattattattttacacaagtgagaattcacatttttgctgcttgcgaaattttgggtcggcactGACGGGCCGCCACTGATGTCATTACACCAGGACATTTCTTAATCGGTCACCCGCTCAAGGCGATTCCAGAATCATCACAGCCACCAGATGAAAGATTGAGTCTTCGAAATAGATGGTATCTTATCCAGGCGATAAAGAAAGACTTTTGGAGGAAATGGTCCAGCGAATACCTGACTCGCCTTCAACATAGATCGAAATGGACTAGGAGAGAAGAGAACTTGAAAATAGGAGACATTGTGTTGATAAAGCAAGAACACGTCAACCAAAACAACTGGCCCCTCGCAAAAGTTAGTGAAACGCACCACGGCAACGATGGTTTAGTACGGGTGGTGACCTTACGCACCAAAGATAATCCCAACTTAAAAAGACCGATTACGAAAATCTGTAAACTGCCCGTTACGagcgaagaagaagaaaacctGAAAATTCCCATGGCACCCACACAAAGGAAAGGAAAGAACAAATTTCTAGTAACACTTCTGACCTTGTTGTGCATATTCACCCCATCCTATGCTGATTTCACAGAAACTCCAATGAAACCCGGACTCTACATGGAACATATGGGACAAGCCTGTATAAATGCTGGCACGCTCAAACTCAAACTTAACGTATCTAGGGAACAAATAGCTGCGGACAGAGATAACGTCAGAAACACCTCCCTGCAATTTCACACCATCTGCGAAAGGATCGCTACTCATTCAGTAAATACCCATTGCAGAGAATTCGAACATCATATAAGGGAAATGGAAAATGAAGCTGTGTCCTTGATAGAAAGTTTGCttgatggaaaaacaaaacaacgaAGAGGAATCCTTGGAAAACTCATGACAGCCGTTTTTGGAGTTAATGAAGAAGTATACCGTGATATCGACGACCTACATGACAACCAACAACACTTAATCAGCCTCACAAATCGTCAATCCAAAATAATGATATCTACACTGGCCACTTTGAACACAACGGAAACACGAATTAACCAGAAGCTGGAAAATTTCCGCCGAAAATTCAATGAAGGAATAAGAGTTATCAATGATATGCACGCATGGTATAAAACAGTCGATGAAAATTCCTTGAACTTACAAGCGATGAACAACTTCCAACTTGCAAGCAACTACCTTGAAGAAATACGCGAAAAGTATCGAAAGATAATGAAAGCCCACTACTCTCAAGGGCACATAATAGACTTCATAACACCGTCAGCATTAAGAAAAATAGCcaaggatgttgaaatgaaattgcCATCTGACCTGAAGATCCTCATAAAACCGGCATGGAAAATGGAAACGCGATATGACAATGACAGCCTATCAATTAACTGCTATTTATATGTGGTACAGAGGAGATATTACGATCTGATAAAAGTTACCCCGATACCAGAAgaaaaaccaaacaaaacatTTGTGGAACCAGGGATAACCTCTTCAGTTCTTGGCGTTGAGTATAAcactcaaaaatacttcgaGCTCACAGAACAGGAGGACGCCAAGACAAGAAAAGTTGCAGATAACATTTATTTATGCAACCCCAGTATCGTCAGGAATATGGACAAGCACCCCAACTGCGTAATCAACGAAATATTCAAACAACCCCATCAAAAAAGATGTCCTTCCTACAGCTACCGGGTATCCAGTATATTGTggaggaaattgaaaaaaccgAACTCCTGGCTCTACATTTCCGACCATGCAGTGACAGTTTCAATCACATGTGATGGTGAAAGAGAAGAAATCACTATAAACGGAACAGGAATAGTACAAGTATCCCCACATTGTACGATACACACCGACGGGAGCATCTTAAGAGCCGACACTTTCGACGAAAAGGCCGTCATTGGAACATACGTCCATCCAATGACCATGAACTTGACGACACAGGAATTCCCAGTGACACATCACATAGCGGAAGAAGAAGAACTCCAAACATCTGGAGAAATAAACAAACTCCTGGTACAACAATCTAACCTGGGCGACGAAGTATCAGGTTACCGTTGGAAACAATATCACTTGCATTCAACGATAAACTCCAGCACGAACATCGTAATAATCATTGTCATTGTTTTACTTATTGTTTACTTTTAAAAAAATAGGAAACAACAACAAGCACCGACTGATGCACACGCGAGCAATAGACCAGTTCATCCTGAGGAGATCGAGCTGCAGCCAATATACAATGACTCCAGACTAGGTGTCCAGCTCCAGGGATGACAACCACCAGCAAAGACATCAAGACCCCAACCACATCACCATGGCCGCCGGGAatatgtacgaaacgtacaataaatatccaaaattaaatatatcaaaaattcataaactcaattcaaccaaatatttccattcgaaattatttagatcatccgctctttcataattgttatttcctgtgtaagtaggccaggtgagacaaaggattgcaatagtttgttttaatatctaacattccttaatccaactgcagcaatttagcaagtaaagaaaaatgtactgaatatgcaaaatgtaagtcgatttcgattatgtggtcttgacgtcattgtacaatttgactatacagggtgattccggaggagaccgtcagattttaggtgaagtatacactagttaaggcagtttcgaaacaatgattggtttatggttgggggccttcattgagagtctacagggtgatttgtccgattcgaccgatttttcttttattcataactttggtatggcttgatcaatcatgatgaaattttcagtgtagaacaatatgattatcttctttcaataattccaacacttgttcaaaaatacagggtgggaattatgataagttcagattaagtttgcaggttgaaaaaacaccctgtacattccgttttcagaaattttctacttgcttcagattctaccataagtttacattactggagcgtttttattttatttggcaCACGTCcatttttcctagaaaaatttttcaaagatgaacaatatcgttttttcgctccaaggcattgagaatattctgaactagatggtaaagctgtatcgtccaataatacaaagctcttcctgagtcctaaaataaattttccaaattcgaaattcatttttgatcgcttatattcagatgtataaaatcatttaattcaaaaaatttctttatacgtACGTCAAATTAGTACCGAATTAGGAATTTCGCAGAGCAAAGTGAGCAAGACTTTGAAGAAAGAACAATTCCACCCATACCACTACCAAAAGGTGCAAGATCTGCCCCAACGATTACAATTTTGTCGCTGGGTTATTAGTCACCAAcgaactatttttcgtattctgTTCAGCGACGAGGCTATGTTCACTAAGAATGGAATTTTTAATATCCACAATTCCCACGAATGGGCAAGAGACAACCCGCATTTGAAGAAGAGTCATAATACACAACACAGATTTTCTGCCAATATTTGGCTTGGAACAATAGACGGAACATTAGTTGGCCCTCACATTTTTGCGGAAAGATTAGATGGTGAAATTTACCtagattttttggaaaatattttaccaaatttatttgaaaatgtaCATATCCGCTCTATGTACTTTCAGCATAACGGAGCACCACCTCACTTTGCATTGAATGTGAGAAATCACCTGGATGTAAATTATCCGAACAGATGGATTGGTCGTGGAGGCCCTATTGCTTGGCCACAAAGATCGCCTGATTTGAACCCTTTAGACTATTTTGTGTGGGGATATCTGAAAACAAGAGTTTATAAGGTTGAAATTAGAAGTAGAGAACACCTAGTTAAAAGGATTTCCGAGGAATGTAATATCTTGAAGCAAAATCAATCCCTCATTAGAAggtcaattggaaatttaataaaaaggtctcgaatatgtattcaaaaaaggggaaatcatttcgaacattctatgtaaattttgtgttattCCTTAGTTTTGCCGTTCATGATGtgtttcgaatgtttattctgtataagttgtagattttttggtataagtaggtaggtatacagatattttctggattaaatgattttatacatcagaatatgagtgattaaatatgaatttcgaatttgaaagaacTACTTTAGAAAtcaggaagagctttgtatCATTGGACGACACCGGTTTACATtctagttcagaatattctcaatgccttggagcgaaataacgatattgttcatccttgaaaaatttttctaggaaaactggatgtgtgccaaaaaaattaaaaacgctccagtaatgtaaacttatgatagaatctgaagcatgtagaaaattttggaaaacggaatgtacagggtgttttttcaacctgcaaacttaatctgaacttatcataattcccaccctgtatttttgggaaagtgttggaattattgaaagaagacaatcatattgttctacactgaaaatttcatcaagattgatcaagccacaccaaagttatgaataaaagaaaaatcggtcgaatcggacaaatcaccctgtagactctcattaaaggcccccaaccataaaccaaacattgtttcgaaactgccttaactagtgtatacttcaccttaaatctgacggtctcctccggaatcaccctgtatatagtttgttagattaggaaataaacgttcattatcaagtgatccgcattatcaatctcaatcctcgagtccctaagttttcaccaacccagaactcttagaacttgaggtataattgagataccaccccaacaGATTGCCAGGGTTTGAATATATTATGAGAATCTCTGCTATACACGGATACTGGGTCATCTGCACTGATTTTCAACCGGACGTACTGTGTAATTTTCATGTTAGTTTTAATTTTTCTTGGCACAATCACGTCGATGTCCTTGAAATCGTCCTGTTTCATTTCGAATGTCTTAAAAGGCTTGCCCTTATTAGCACGGATATCCAATCAGGGGGAACTAGTGATATCAAGAAACGACAAACCTTGATAGTATTCCAGTAATTATTCTGACCGGTACAGCGGTCAGACCAAacagttaattttttttcttctccttTAGCTAAAGGCTTATATGTCTAGATGAGATGACATACCATAAAAACATATTGGCCTGATCTTGGGGCATAttgtatatatgttacggctaaagataggtgtgaacataaacttaagattagccggctaaacttaggtttagcttcgggtatttgctagtttcttctatctttagccggctaaacttaagtctaaccacatcccatcggtaaaaatgtagaaggcttgagcggcgaaaattttcggcaattgaaagaatgtaaagaaatagtaatacgagtataatcaaactTTTAATGCAATGCATTACAATACatttttgtataaatttcacatattttaatagcagaaaagcataatgttaagcagttgagaaattggagaatgaacatgtATATTAgtttcaactgtgtctcaacgaattcttattgacgaatcaaaaaatctaaacgcttgatgacaaaattcatgacaagctattttgagtgtgagggaaaactgtagtgttaatgattatttttcatcttgttattattcataatttgagggaaattgaatgagcagaaggagataatgaaggcaagaatgatgccgcgaagttcttcatcaaaataccaaaggttaaattctagaaaaatataagtagaagtacccaatcttgtttgtagttaaccggactatttggctcaaagattatagagttaactcttcaatttttgatttggctgataagctttacgatgaatgcacttgtatcccccgggacgattcatcaagggtggcgacaggccatattttggaacccgtatgttcaatgactcgtgaagaaatttttaacaaaatcagctagagaaagtgttttcaactatgttgatgttcatagttttttttgttcttttttttgcgaaagaattggttggaaagaaattgcaacgttagaaactatagttcctatttcgtaacTTTTCCATAAaaccaattattgaatggtagggaaaatatacttttgttcacagaaaaaattctctatgtctaatatctcattttcttgtgaggtcatattatgatttttcacaaattaggctcggtttgaagagcattaatctcctaaacagatgaaaataactcgttaaatgttaaattgaaaacccatgggcgttatgtaatacagccctaatacattcgatgctcttttgcatatttcaattctaaaaatttaaacaaaaaagtggccgtgtgcgttcgtcccctcccatccgaccattcatgagacatcacctctccgcgtgtccatcgatacatttttagccgttccgttttgggtaatgtgcacattagccggctaaagatgaaatgccctgacgcatatgaatattttatcgaactttagccgatcctcgaatataaacctaagtttagccggctaatcttaagtttatgctcacacctatctttagccgtaacatatacataaATTGAAGGAGGAATACTGACGTTGACAGTGTAACGTTCCTGTCTCTTTATTAGGGGGTTATGAAACCAGAATTTTAAAAGGCAAGCTTTACTTCCGAACTCTTTATTTCAGTTTTAtgatgatacattcattacgcTCGTTACGCTGTCCATCGACTGACCAACGGCCGGTCTCATAGTCCATACCCCCAATATGGGAGTGGGGATTTACGCCACTGAGCAACTGGCAACCAAACAtacattttcataaataatgTGTTGCTCAATAACCCTACTGCAACGAAATGTCCAAATGTGTTAATTGAGGGGTGAATGAAACTTGCTGCAAATCAATACATAGAGTTACAAAATTGCTATTTTTCGAGTCTTCTGCGAGAGTTTGATAGGCCTGATCAGCTTTTGTATGATGGATAAGACtttcttctttaattttttgccGCTCTATTTAGCTAGAAGCGAGAACCATTCGAGCAAagtttttatcgcattccttacATGTATCTGAACTAGGTTTTCCGAACCTTAGGCTAGGAAATTGCTTCTTGAAAATCTTCCGGTAAAGGGTGAAGTTTGCTGGAGTCTCAGGATATTTAATTCGAAAAAGTTCGTACATTTTTGTTAAGTTCAATGCAAGGGACAAACAAAGTTTCGACGAAACCTTTCTATTATAATGACTTGCTTCGGTCGGAAAAGAAGCAATATGCTTGACAATACACCTTTTGATATCTGCATCAGTGGCATGTGGCCGGTTCAGATGCAAGCCTCTTTGGTTCATCGGTGGTAACTcgccattttttattttttcttgcaGAATTTGCAACCTTCTTAGAGTTATTGATAGAGTGTTGCACAAGGCTTTCTGACAAACAGGCTTTCCATCCAAATTATAACCAAATCCAGATAGATTTTTGGATGTCGAATCAGTTTTTCCAGGCCGTCGCCTTTTCGGTTCtttaatacatacatgtattaATGAACTTCAGTAGAAGGAGAGTTTGTTCGTTGTAAGTCATCATAGAAAACTGTTTGTACCTTCTGTATAAAAAGTACCcggaattgtaaaaaaaaacacataaatttaaatttaatcatcaatatttattttgtCTCCTTCAAAATAGTCCCCATTGCTTACAATACAACTATGATATCGGCGAACCCACTTTTCCATGCACCGCTCATACGCCGCCAAAGGTATGGCCTTCAGTTCTCGTTGCGAATTTGTTTTGATGGCTTCAATGGACTCAAAACGCGTTCCACGTAGGGGCAATTTGAGTCTTGGGAATAGAAAAAAGTCGCACGGAGCTAAGTCAGGTGAATACGGCGGTTGTTCGATggtatttattgaatttttggtcTTGTATTCCTTAATAATTATGGCTCGCTGCGACGGCGCGTTATCATCATGCAAAATCCACGAATTGTCTTTCCATAAATCTGGCCGTTTACGAGGAACATTCTCACGCAAACGCCTCAATACACCCAAGTAATACTCCTTATTCACTGTCTGTCCTTCAGGAAGAAATTCTGAGTGCACAACACCACGATAATCGAAGAAAACAGTGAGCAAAACTTTAATTTTCGATCGACTTTGACGTGGTTTTTTCGGATTCGGCTCGTTTGGTAGGCGCCATTCGGTCGATTGTTGAGCTGTTAACGTGTCATACTCATAGACCCATGTCTCATCGCCAGTTATGATTCGTTTCATGAAATTTGGATCACTAGCAGCTCGAGAAACCATGTCTTCAGAGACCTGCTttcgatgctctttttgcaaaaAATTCAGCTCTTTTGGAACGAGTTTTGCTGCGACGCGTTTCATACACAAAACATTAGTCAAAATGTTATGAACGGTCATTTTATCAA
Above is a window of Coccinella septempunctata chromosome 5, icCocSept1.1, whole genome shotgun sequence DNA encoding:
- the LOC123312874 gene encoding protein GVQW3-like isoform X1; the protein is MLKKAFVDNCMSKTQAYDWYKSFKDGREVVEDLPRSGRPSTSTTDDNIIQIKKLVLENRHSSVRELARELSIDKMTVHNILTNVLCMKRVAAKLVPKELNFLQKEHRKQVSEDMVSRAASDPNFMKRIITGDETWVYEYDTLTAQQSTEWRLPNEPNPKKPQIRNEN
- the LOC123312874 gene encoding protein GVQW3-like isoform X2, whose product is MLKKAFVDNCMSKTQAYDWYKSFKDGREVVEDLPRSGRPSTSTTDDNIIQIKKLVLENRHSSVRELARELSIDKMTVHNILTNVLCMKRVAAKLVPKELVSEDMVSRAASDPNFMKRIITGDETWVYEYDTLTAQQSTEWRLPNEPNPKKPQIRNEN